From one Melioribacteraceae bacterium genomic stretch:
- a CDS encoding molybdopterin-dependent oxidoreductase, with product MKSSDVIKHVKGESIFVDDMPVPQGTLYASVFDSKIAHGKITKLDLSETLKVPGVVKVITYKDIPGENQIGNIIPDEHLLAEGTVQFIGEPIAIVIAETEMIAKKAKSKIKIEYEELTPITDPREAYEKGSLIIPPRIFSMGDVENSFNDCEYIIEDRIEISGQEHLYLETQGAVAVPSEGRGIKIYSSTQGPTAVQSTAAKVLNLKMHQVEVDVLRLGGAFGGKEDQATPWAVMAALGAKLTNKPVKLILHRHDDLRMTGKRHPYSADYKIGLSKDYKILAYEVTFYQNAGAAADLSPAVLERTLFHTTNSYFIPNVKATAISCKTNLPPNTAFRGFGGPQGMFVIESAIHKAANKIGIEPYIIQKKNLLAEGNKFYYGQIAERVNASRCWNKAETKYSFDTIKSSVEEFNKHNTLKKKGVSFMPVCFGISFTNTMMNQASALVHIYTDGSVSVSTAAVEMGQGVNEKMINIASKVFSIDKAKVKVESTNTTRVANTSPTAASSAADLNGNALLFACSSLLSRLKKHAADLLKLDDENNIEIVDGRILCNGQETELDWNKLIRSANQHRISLTAQAFYATPDIYFDKKKEQGHPFAYHVYGTAITEVTVDCLRGTYEIDSVKVVHDYGKTLNHAIDLGQVEGGIVQGIGWMTVEELVQDSKGRLNSNSLSTYKIPDIYSAPKIIETYFLEESENPYGPFKSKAVGEPPLMYGIGAFFAISNAVKAFNPYVDLKYSSPITHEKTLMQLYQGRKTAKERSKMASSEIG from the coding sequence ATGAAATCGAGTGACGTAATAAAACACGTAAAAGGGGAATCAATTTTTGTTGATGATATGCCGGTTCCGCAAGGTACATTGTATGCATCTGTTTTCGATTCAAAAATAGCACACGGTAAAATTACCAAACTCGATTTGTCGGAAACTCTCAAAGTCCCCGGTGTTGTCAAGGTTATTACTTACAAAGATATACCGGGTGAAAATCAAATCGGTAATATAATTCCCGATGAACATTTACTTGCAGAAGGCACAGTTCAATTTATCGGCGAACCTATTGCAATAGTTATTGCTGAAACTGAAATGATTGCAAAGAAAGCTAAGAGCAAAATTAAAATTGAATATGAAGAACTAACTCCAATAACCGATCCACGTGAAGCTTATGAAAAGGGAAGTTTAATAATCCCACCAAGAATTTTCTCCATGGGCGATGTTGAAAATTCTTTTAACGATTGTGAATATATAATTGAAGACAGAATCGAAATAAGCGGACAAGAACATTTATATCTCGAAACACAAGGTGCTGTTGCAGTTCCGTCTGAAGGCAGAGGAATAAAAATTTATTCATCGACACAAGGTCCAACAGCAGTTCAAAGCACTGCTGCAAAAGTACTTAACTTAAAGATGCATCAAGTTGAAGTTGATGTGTTACGATTAGGCGGTGCTTTCGGTGGTAAAGAAGATCAAGCAACTCCTTGGGCTGTGATGGCAGCACTTGGAGCAAAGTTAACTAATAAACCGGTCAAGTTGATACTTCACCGCCACGACGATTTAAGAATGACGGGCAAACGTCATCCTTACTCTGCCGATTATAAAATTGGTCTATCAAAAGATTATAAAATTTTAGCATACGAAGTTACATTCTATCAAAATGCCGGAGCCGCAGCTGATCTTTCTCCCGCAGTTTTGGAAAGAACATTATTTCATACTACAAATAGTTACTTCATACCAAACGTTAAAGCTACTGCAATTTCGTGCAAAACAAATCTTCCGCCTAACACAGCATTCAGAGGATTCGGCGGACCGCAAGGTATGTTCGTGATTGAATCTGCTATTCATAAAGCCGCGAATAAAATTGGAATTGAGCCGTACATAATTCAAAAGAAAAATTTACTCGCAGAAGGAAACAAATTTTACTACGGTCAGATTGCTGAAAGGGTTAATGCTTCGAGATGTTGGAACAAAGCTGAAACAAAATATTCATTTGATACGATAAAAAGTTCAGTCGAAGAGTTTAATAAACACAATACCTTAAAGAAAAAAGGTGTTTCGTTTATGCCGGTTTGTTTCGGTATCTCATTCACAAATACTATGATGAACCAAGCCAGCGCTTTAGTTCATATTTACACTGATGGTTCTGTTTCGGTGAGTACTGCCGCAGTTGAAATGGGACAAGGCGTAAACGAAAAGATGATAAATATTGCTTCAAAAGTTTTTTCGATTGATAAAGCTAAAGTAAAAGTCGAATCGACAAACACAACCAGAGTTGCAAACACTTCGCCGACTGCAGCAAGCAGTGCTGCCGATCTTAATGGGAACGCTCTTCTTTTTGCATGCAGCAGTTTGCTTTCTCGTCTTAAAAAACACGCTGCTGATTTACTAAAGTTAGATGATGAAAATAATATCGAAATAGTTGACGGAAGAATTTTGTGCAACGGACAAGAAACTGAACTTGATTGGAATAAATTAATTCGATCAGCAAATCAACATAGAATTAGTTTAACGGCTCAGGCGTTTTATGCAACTCCTGATATCTATTTCGACAAAAAGAAAGAACAAGGTCACCCGTTCGCTTATCACGTTTACGGAACAGCAATTACTGAAGTTACCGTTGATTGTCTGCGAGGCACTTATGAAATTGATTCAGTAAAAGTTGTTCACGATTACGGCAAGACTCTAAATCACGCAATTGATTTGGGACAGGTTGAAGGCGGGATTGTGCAAGGTATCGGCTGGATGACGGTCGAAGAACTTGTACAGGACAGTAAAGGCAGGCTTAACTCAAATTCCTTATCGACATATAAAATCCCTGATATTTATTCTGCACCAAAAATAATTGAGACATATTTTTTAGAAGAATCGGAAAATCCTTACGGACCTTTCAAATCAAAAGCAGTCGGTGAGCCGCCATTGATGTACGGTATTGGAGCATTTTTTGCAATTTCAAATGCTGTTAAAGCTTTCAATCCTTATGTTGATTTGAAATATTCTTCTCCGATTACACACGAGAAAACTTTGATGCAATTGTACCAAGGCAGAAAAACTGCAAAAGAAAGATCTAAAATGGCTTCTTCCGAAATAGGATAG
- a CDS encoding XdhC family protein gives MNEKRFWQFARDNINEYDKVLLLTVADSSNHSPGRQGFKMLLTQSGLTKGTVGGGIMEKQLIDYGIELLSRKEEKQIKRLQHSPKTDLEESGLICGGYQTIIFSLLASEEIKSIDKILENLNKRENGILKLSYNLFDYDSSQSQKDDCTFNYENDTDYIYKENIGFTDTAYIIGGGHVGLAVSQIMKFIGFYVVVFDHREDVFTMNQNTYADEKIITDYKDVNQFIKEGSKSYAIIVTPMHMGDKDALCSVINLDLKYIGMMGSARKIKTVFNNLVKDGVDKKLFDKVYTPIGLEIEAETPEEIAVSIAAEIISIKRKTE, from the coding sequence TTGAATGAAAAAAGATTCTGGCAATTTGCGAGAGATAATATAAACGAATATGATAAAGTTCTCCTTTTAACCGTAGCTGATTCTTCAAATCATTCTCCCGGACGACAAGGATTTAAAATGTTGTTGACGCAGAGCGGTTTGACAAAAGGTACTGTCGGCGGCGGAATTATGGAGAAACAGTTAATTGATTATGGGATTGAACTTCTTTCCAGGAAAGAAGAAAAACAAATTAAAAGATTACAACATTCTCCTAAAACAGATCTTGAAGAATCCGGCTTAATCTGCGGTGGATATCAAACAATTATTTTTTCGTTATTAGCTTCTGAAGAAATTAAGTCGATTGATAAAATATTAGAGAATCTCAATAAGCGTGAGAACGGTATATTGAAATTATCATATAACTTGTTTGATTATGATTCCTCCCAATCTCAAAAAGATGATTGTACTTTCAATTACGAAAATGACACTGATTATATCTACAAAGAAAATATCGGTTTTACGGATACTGCTTATATAATTGGCGGGGGACACGTTGGTTTGGCGGTTTCGCAAATTATGAAGTTCATCGGTTTTTATGTTGTTGTATTTGATCACCGCGAGGATGTTTTTACTATGAATCAAAACACTTATGCAGATGAAAAAATTATAACCGATTATAAGGATGTAAATCAATTTATAAAAGAAGGAAGCAAATCTTATGCAATTATTGTAACACCGATGCATATGGGAGATAAAGATGCGCTCTGTTCTGTAATTAACTTGGATCTAAAATATATTGGTATGATGGGAAGCGCCCGTAAAATTAAAACTGTGTTTAACAATCTTGTCAAAGATGGAGTCGATAAAAAACTCTTTGATAAAGTTTACACTCCAATAGGATTAGAAATTGAAGCCGAAACTCCGGAAGAAATCGCAGTAAGCATTGCAGCAGAAATAATAAGTATAAAACGGAAAACAGAATAA
- the ygfK gene encoding putative selenate reductase subunit YgfK, which translates to MQDKLHIYPLEKVLKWMLSEEKEGRIFGYYNDLFFKPKSTDPFKVERYKQTLAAPLGVAAGPHTQLSQNIVLSWLFGARYIELKTVQVFDEIEVAKPCIDMYDEGYNCEWSQELRIEESLGQYIDAWILLHILSDKQEYEFETIFNISVGYDLKGIKSEKVASFLCKMKDASSEIEEKIEKLKKIYPRITHIKIPSKISNNVTLSTMHGCPPDEIEAIAKHLMNEYKFHTAVKLNPTILGKEKLREILNEKLGYKITIPDEAFEHDLKFNDAKNLINELLNCAQANNVEFGLKLTNTLESLNPSQMLPNDQKMVYMSGRSLHPLTINVAALLQNEYQGKLDLSFSGGADAFNFADIVSCNLTPVTVCSDLLRPGGYSRLRQYLSNLQSEMDKANTSTIDKFILSKNSKEDLQSAALENLNTYAESVINDGRYKKSFAKHQNIKTNRELTELDCIHPPCVEACAIDQDVPEYLYNIGNKNYTAAYETIVRENPLPNITGMVCDHLCQTKCTRMNIDNSILIRELKRFAAEKESNHFDKHSSKILNKKVAVIGAGPSGLSAAYFLALEGINVEVFEAHGFGGGMASSTIPKFRIDDKLLELDVKNIESLGVKIHYNRAITKDDFEGIRNKFDFVYLGVGAQKGKKLEIEGEENENVFDQIEFLEKIKLGEKVSLGKSAAVIGGGNSAMDAARTAQRLVNGGEGVTLLYRRTVNEMPADKEEIEELIHEGINVVELTTPKKIEKVDDRLRLTCIKMKLGDEDESGRRRPVEIPNSDYELEFDSIITAIGQEVNLDFLPNKKLEVNSHTKETEIKNVFAGGDAVRGADSLINAIGDGKDAAKIILSKIEQEYKTLKPDLEKIDLKNYQHKLSHRVYGKDLQSIPLEQRNSFDLVNPVMDEATAVEEALRCLYCDEICNICVSVCPNLANVYYEIAPFKKKYPQINFENGDYKITSWEEFEVNQKYQIININDFCNECGNCDTFCPTSGAPYKVKPKFALSKDSFDEISKGYFLEGNKLIYKEDNEIHELVFNDNEILYSDKYFESIFDLEMNPINVLKKFDHNKQLNTKKIIEMYYYLTNLKETFVNQQWNTDDTDATDSR; encoded by the coding sequence ATGCAAGATAAATTACACATCTACCCGCTTGAAAAAGTTTTGAAATGGATGCTGTCCGAAGAAAAAGAAGGAAGGATTTTTGGTTATTACAATGATCTTTTCTTCAAGCCGAAGTCAACCGATCCCTTCAAAGTAGAAAGATATAAACAAACTCTCGCTGCACCGCTTGGTGTTGCAGCCGGTCCGCACACACAGCTCTCGCAAAATATTGTCTTGTCTTGGTTATTCGGCGCTCGTTATATTGAGTTGAAAACCGTTCAAGTGTTTGATGAGATTGAAGTCGCAAAACCTTGTATCGATATGTATGATGAAGGTTATAACTGCGAATGGTCTCAAGAATTGAGAATTGAAGAGAGTCTCGGTCAATATATTGATGCATGGATTTTGCTTCACATTCTCAGTGATAAACAAGAGTATGAATTTGAAACAATTTTTAATATAAGCGTTGGTTATGATCTAAAAGGAATCAAAAGCGAAAAAGTTGCTTCATTTTTGTGTAAGATGAAAGATGCTTCGAGTGAGATTGAGGAAAAAATTGAAAAATTAAAGAAGATTTATCCACGTATTACTCATATTAAAATACCGAGCAAGATAAGCAACAATGTTACACTTTCAACAATGCACGGTTGTCCGCCTGATGAAATTGAAGCAATAGCAAAACATTTGATGAATGAATACAAATTTCATACAGCCGTAAAATTAAATCCCACAATTCTCGGCAAAGAAAAATTAAGAGAAATCTTAAACGAAAAGCTAGGTTATAAAATAACAATTCCGGATGAAGCATTTGAACACGATTTGAAATTCAATGATGCAAAGAATCTTATAAATGAACTTCTTAATTGTGCACAAGCAAACAATGTTGAGTTTGGTTTAAAATTAACAAACACACTTGAGTCGTTAAATCCCTCTCAAATGTTACCAAATGATCAAAAGATGGTTTATATGAGCGGTCGATCGCTTCATCCGCTCACTATTAACGTGGCCGCGTTACTTCAAAATGAATATCAAGGAAAATTAGACCTTTCATTTTCCGGTGGAGCAGATGCATTTAATTTTGCTGATATTGTTAGCTGTAACCTGACACCGGTTACCGTCTGCTCGGATTTACTGCGTCCTGGTGGTTATTCACGTCTTCGACAATATTTGTCAAACCTTCAATCAGAAATGGATAAAGCGAATACTTCGACTATTGACAAGTTTATCCTAAGTAAAAACAGTAAAGAAGATTTACAGTCAGCCGCACTTGAGAATTTAAATACCTATGCTGAATCGGTAATTAATGATGGACGTTACAAAAAATCTTTTGCGAAGCATCAAAACATAAAAACAAACAGAGAGTTAACCGAACTCGATTGCATTCATCCACCTTGTGTTGAAGCCTGTGCTATTGATCAAGATGTACCGGAATATTTATATAATATCGGCAATAAAAATTATACTGCTGCATACGAAACGATTGTAAGAGAAAATCCACTGCCGAATATAACTGGAATGGTTTGCGATCATCTTTGCCAAACCAAGTGTACGCGAATGAATATCGACAATTCAATTTTGATAAGAGAGTTAAAAAGGTTTGCGGCAGAGAAAGAATCAAATCATTTTGATAAACATTCTTCAAAAATTTTGAATAAGAAAGTAGCAGTAATTGGTGCGGGTCCGTCGGGACTTTCAGCTGCATACTTTTTAGCGTTGGAAGGTATTAACGTAGAAGTTTTCGAAGCACACGGTTTCGGCGGAGGAATGGCTTCGTCTACTATACCAAAGTTTAGAATTGACGACAAACTTTTGGAACTCGATGTAAAAAATATTGAATCCCTCGGAGTTAAGATCCATTACAATCGCGCAATAACTAAAGATGACTTTGAAGGAATTAGAAATAAGTTTGATTTTGTTTATTTGGGAGTAGGTGCACAGAAAGGGAAGAAACTTGAAATCGAAGGTGAAGAAAATGAAAACGTTTTTGATCAAATTGAATTTTTGGAAAAGATTAAACTCGGTGAAAAAGTAAGTCTCGGTAAAAGTGCCGCAGTAATAGGCGGCGGGAACTCCGCGATGGATGCAGCACGAACAGCACAAAGATTGGTAAACGGCGGTGAAGGCGTAACGCTGCTCTACAGAAGAACAGTCAACGAAATGCCCGCCGACAAAGAAGAAATTGAAGAATTGATTCATGAAGGAATTAATGTTGTTGAACTAACTACACCGAAGAAAATTGAAAAAGTTGATGATAGACTTAGATTAACTTGTATAAAGATGAAACTCGGCGATGAAGACGAATCGGGAAGAAGACGCCCGGTTGAAATCCCAAACTCCGATTATGAACTGGAGTTTGATTCGATTATAACAGCAATTGGACAAGAAGTAAATTTAGATTTTCTTCCGAATAAAAAACTGGAAGTGAATTCACACACTAAAGAAACGGAAATTAAAAACGTTTTTGCCGGCGGCGATGCAGTTCGTGGAGCGGATTCATTAATCAATGCAATTGGCGACGGCAAAGATGCAGCAAAAATAATTTTATCAAAGATTGAGCAGGAATATAAAACATTAAAACCTGATCTTGAGAAGATTGATTTAAAAAATTATCAGCATAAATTATCTCATCGAGTTTATGGAAAGGATTTACAATCTATACCATTAGAGCAGCGTAATTCATTCGATTTAGTTAACCCGGTAATGGATGAAGCAACAGCAGTTGAAGAAGCCTTACGCTGTCTTTACTGTGATGAAATATGTAATATATGCGTAAGTGTTTGCCCGAATCTCGCAAACGTTTATTATGAAATCGCCCCTTTCAAAAAGAAATATCCTCAAATCAATTTTGAAAATGGAGATTATAAAATAACAAGTTGGGAAGAGTTTGAGGTTAATCAAAAGTATCAGATAATTAATATAAACGATTTCTGTAATGAGTGCGGAAACTGCGATACATTTTGTCCGACCAGCGGAGCTCCTTATAAAGTAAAACCGAAATTTGCATTAAGTAAAGATAGCTTTGATGAAATCAGCAAAGGATATTTCCTTGAAGGAAATAAATTAATTTATAAAGAAGATAATGAAATACACGAATTGGTTTTTAACGATAATGAAATTCTATATAGCGATAAGTATTTTGAATCAATTTTTGATTTGGAGATGAACCCAATTAATGTTTTGAAAAAATTTGATCACAATAAACAGTTAAATACAAAAAAAATTATTGAGATGTATTATTATTTAACAAATTTAAAAGAGACATTTGTTAATCAACAATGGAACACAGATGATACAGATGCGACTGATTCTCGCTGA
- the xdh gene encoding selenium-dependent xanthine dehydrogenase has product MKFYLNGIEKEYNGVPKQSLLSFLRNEEGITTVKDGCSPQGGCGACSVLIDGKGRLSCTTFMERLEGKEIVTPDGLDDYTKRVFTNAFVEKSGVQCGFCIPGIVMQSVALLKKKPNPTRTEIATGLQSNICRCTGYKKIIDSVEYAAEAIRELKEIPIPEIKQTGVGKRYPKYNAENMVLGFSPYVEDVKLEGMVYGALKFSDHPRAKVLSIDITKAEKLDGVEKIVTAKDIPGTRNTGLIVHDWPMMVDIGEETRYIGDVLAIAVAENEAIAREAAKLIKIEYEVLKPVTDPFEAIKNDAPQIHSTGNILSTTEIHRGDTDKAINESSFVSKGRYTTQIIEHGYIETECSVAKPEEGGVEILSQGQGVYEDRKQIAKVLNLPEEKVRVILVPNGGGFGGKEDLSVQHHAALCAFLLDKPVKVKLNRDESVRMHPKRHPLIMDYTLACDKDGMLTAIKADIIGDTGAYASVGMKVLERAAGHATGAYSIPNADIVSKAVYTNNIPCGAMRGFGVNQVTFAIENCIDDLCEQGGFDRWQFRYNNALVDGGVASTGQILKGGTGVRETLLAVKDQFYNANYAGIACGIKNTGIGNGMPDDGVVKIEIVSKDKVILHHGWTEMGQGVNTMAVQFLCNETGIDPSIIEVKVDTKINATAGMTTASRATSIIGNAIIEASKKLKEDLENSDLSELSGKIYEGKWICDWTTKPGATDKDIITHYSYSYATQVVILDDNGEIEKVIAAHDAGKIINPNLFEGQIEGSVHMGLGYAISEELVLKDGFPVSTNFRDLGILRAREMPEVEVIGVEVKDPIGPHGAKGVGEIGLVPTAGAVANAFYQFDKQRYFTLPIKKRIKN; this is encoded by the coding sequence ATGAAATTTTACTTAAACGGAATTGAAAAAGAATACAACGGTGTTCCTAAGCAATCATTGCTTAGTTTTCTGCGCAACGAAGAAGGAATAACAACAGTAAAAGATGGCTGCTCGCCTCAAGGTGGATGCGGTGCCTGCTCGGTTTTAATCGACGGCAAAGGGAGATTATCCTGCACAACTTTTATGGAACGCTTGGAAGGAAAAGAAATTGTAACTCCCGATGGATTGGATGATTACACTAAGCGCGTTTTCACGAATGCATTTGTTGAAAAAAGCGGAGTGCAGTGCGGATTCTGTATTCCGGGAATTGTAATGCAGTCGGTTGCACTGCTGAAGAAGAAACCAAATCCAACTCGAACTGAAATTGCTACGGGATTACAATCAAACATTTGCCGCTGCACCGGTTATAAAAAAATAATAGATTCTGTTGAATACGCTGCAGAAGCGATTCGTGAATTAAAAGAAATACCAATACCCGAAATAAAGCAAACAGGAGTCGGTAAAAGATATCCTAAATATAATGCTGAAAATATGGTTCTTGGATTCAGTCCATACGTTGAAGATGTAAAGTTAGAAGGCATGGTTTACGGTGCATTAAAGTTCAGTGATCACCCTAGAGCAAAGGTTTTATCGATTGATATTACAAAAGCAGAAAAACTAGATGGTGTAGAGAAAATTGTAACTGCAAAAGATATTCCCGGCACAAGAAATACAGGCTTGATTGTGCATGATTGGCCGATGATGGTTGATATCGGAGAAGAAACGCGATACATCGGAGATGTTTTGGCTATTGCTGTTGCAGAGAACGAAGCAATTGCACGAGAAGCTGCAAAACTCATCAAAATTGAATACGAAGTTTTAAAACCGGTAACTGATCCTTTCGAAGCAATTAAAAATGATGCGCCTCAAATTCATTCAACCGGAAATATTTTATCAACGACGGAAATTCATCGGGGCGATACCGACAAAGCAATTAATGAATCTTCATTTGTTTCGAAAGGAAGATACACTACACAAATTATTGAACACGGTTACATAGAAACCGAATGTTCTGTTGCAAAACCTGAAGAGGGTGGAGTTGAAATTCTCTCACAAGGACAAGGTGTTTACGAGGACAGAAAACAAATTGCAAAGGTATTAAATCTACCTGAAGAAAAAGTTAGAGTGATACTTGTTCCGAACGGCGGCGGATTCGGCGGCAAAGAAGATTTATCCGTTCAGCATCACGCAGCACTCTGTGCATTTCTTCTTGATAAACCAGTCAAAGTAAAGCTAAATAGAGATGAATCAGTTCGTATGCATCCTAAACGTCATCCGCTAATAATGGATTATACATTAGCTTGCGATAAAGACGGAATGCTGACAGCAATTAAAGCCGATATAATTGGAGATACAGGAGCTTATGCTTCAGTAGGAATGAAAGTTTTGGAAAGAGCTGCCGGACATGCAACCGGAGCTTATTCAATTCCTAATGCCGATATAGTTAGTAAAGCAGTATATACTAATAATATCCCATGTGGTGCAATGCGTGGCTTCGGAGTCAACCAAGTTACATTCGCTATTGAAAACTGCATAGACGATCTCTGCGAACAAGGCGGATTTGATAGATGGCAATTTAGATATAATAATGCATTAGTTGATGGCGGAGTTGCTTCAACCGGACAAATATTAAAAGGGGGAACGGGCGTAAGAGAAACATTGCTTGCGGTTAAAGATCAATTCTATAACGCAAATTATGCCGGCATTGCCTGCGGGATTAAAAACACTGGAATCGGAAACGGAATGCCTGATGACGGAGTTGTGAAAATTGAAATTGTATCGAAAGATAAAGTTATACTTCATCACGGCTGGACGGAAATGGGGCAGGGCGTAAACACAATGGCTGTTCAATTTTTGTGCAATGAAACCGGTATCGATCCGAGTATAATTGAAGTAAAGGTCGATACAAAAATTAACGCAACAGCAGGAATGACAACCGCATCACGTGCTACATCAATCATAGGGAATGCAATTATTGAAGCATCAAAAAAATTAAAAGAAGATTTGGAGAATTCTGATTTATCCGAATTGAGCGGGAAAATTTACGAAGGGAAATGGATTTGCGACTGGACGACAAAACCGGGCGCTACCGATAAAGATATAATTACTCATTACTCTTACAGTTATGCAACTCAAGTAGTTATACTGGATGATAACGGAGAGATTGAAAAAGTAATTGCAGCGCACGATGCGGGAAAAATTATTAATCCGAATTTGTTTGAAGGACAGATTGAAGGTTCGGTTCATATGGGGTTAGGTTATGCTATTTCTGAAGAACTTGTGTTGAAAGACGGTTTCCCGGTGAGTACAAATTTCAGAGACTTAGGAATACTTCGAGCAAGAGAAATGCCGGAAGTTGAAGTGATAGGAGTTGAGGTGAAAGATCCAATCGGTCCGCACGGGGCAAAGGGAGTCGGAGAAATCGGCTTAGTTCCAACTGCGGGTGCAGTTGCAAATGCTTTTTACCAGTTTGATAAGCAGAGATATTTTACATTACCAATTAAAAAGCGAATTAAGAATTAG
- a CDS encoding NTP transferase domain-containing protein, whose product MMHHSITGIILTAGLSGRMNSFKPLLKLNDGKTFIQNIAGKLIQVCDEVIIVTGFKSNEIEENLNSIKQKEKLRFVFNENYQSGMFTSLQAGINEANSQWHLYHFVDQPSLPLSFYSDFIQQIDKQFNWIQPKYNNRKGHPILFDDFVKHKILEISIDKTLRDVTQDNSIKKKFWECDTDLIFQDLDSPKDYKRTKNNLT is encoded by the coding sequence ATGATGCACCACTCTATAACCGGAATAATTTTAACCGCCGGACTCTCCGGTAGAATGAACAGTTTTAAGCCATTGTTAAAATTAAACGATGGTAAGACTTTCATTCAAAATATTGCTGGAAAACTTATACAAGTTTGTGATGAAGTAATAATTGTAACCGGATTTAAATCGAATGAAATTGAAGAGAATTTGAATTCAATTAAACAGAAAGAGAAGTTGAGATTTGTATTCAACGAAAATTATCAATCGGGAATGTTCACGTCTCTTCAAGCTGGTATAAATGAAGCAAATTCTCAATGGCATCTTTATCACTTTGTAGATCAACCAAGTTTACCGTTAAGTTTTTATTCTGATTTTATTCAACAAATTGATAAGCAATTTAACTGGATTCAACCAAAGTATAACAATAGAAAAGGTCACCCAATTCTATTTGATGATTTCGTAAAGCATAAAATTCTGGAAATCAGTATTGATAAGACACTTCGTGATGTTACACAAGATAATTCAATTAAAAAGAAATTTTGGGAGTGTGATACCGATTTGATTTTTCAGGATTTAGATTCTCCCAAAGATTATAAAAGGACTAAGAATAACTTGACCTAA
- the thrC gene encoding threonine synthase, with amino-acid sequence MIYLCPDCGSCEKNQPLKGVLTIGYDYESLIANYSKDKLLSFIAGKIWDYPDLWPVEFNKIDKNDLYKLSLPSNQILKYNIDGRELYFQDETRNPTYSYKDRASILVALKAKELGINEIAAASTGNAGSSLAGICARLGITSHIFVPKNIPEAKRIQIQSYGANIYIVDGDYDQAFDLCLEVSTKNNWYNRNTAYNPLTIEGKKSAAYDIFINTNGNLPDYIFVPVGDGVIISGIYKGFLELKKLGIIERLPKLIAVQAEGSCAVVDHFSSNRFEYKPANTIADSISAGAPRNLFMAVNAVKQSNGFGIKVSDEEILSSQKILAYKTGLLVEPSCASTFAGYQKVKDKFEKDEKVMLLITGSGLKDFEALKKWNEKLSVKSTNEWKSFLIKVN; translated from the coding sequence ATGATTTACCTATGTCCCGATTGCGGAAGCTGTGAAAAGAACCAACCACTAAAAGGTGTTCTTACAATTGGATATGATTATGAAAGTCTAATAGCTAATTACAGTAAAGACAAATTACTCAGTTTTATAGCCGGTAAAATATGGGATTATCCTGATCTTTGGCCGGTTGAATTTAATAAGATTGATAAAAATGATTTATATAAACTATCTCTTCCGTCTAATCAAATATTGAAATATAATATTGATGGAAGAGAATTATATTTTCAAGATGAAACTAGAAATCCAACTTATTCTTACAAAGATCGTGCTTCAATTTTAGTCGCACTTAAAGCTAAAGAACTTGGAATTAATGAAATTGCTGCAGCTTCTACCGGAAACGCCGGTTCTTCGCTAGCGGGTATTTGTGCTAGACTTGGAATAACTTCACACATCTTCGTTCCGAAAAACATTCCCGAGGCTAAACGAATTCAAATTCAATCCTACGGTGCAAATATTTATATAGTTGACGGAGACTACGACCAAGCGTTTGATTTGTGTCTGGAAGTTTCAACAAAAAACAATTGGTATAACCGGAACACCGCTTACAATCCATTAACAATTGAAGGAAAGAAATCGGCAGCCTATGATATTTTTATTAATACAAATGGGAATTTGCCTGATTACATTTTTGTCCCGGTTGGGGATGGTGTTATTATAAGCGGAATTTACAAAGGTTTTCTTGAGTTGAAAAAGCTCGGCATAATTGAAAGACTTCCAAAACTTATTGCAGTTCAAGCAGAAGGTAGCTGCGCTGTTGTTGATCATTTTTCTTCTAATAGATTTGAATATAAACCGGCAAATACAATTGCAGACAGCATCAGCGCGGGTGCTCCTCGGAATCTTTTTATGGCAGTAAATGCAGTAAAACAATCAAATGGATTTGGAATTAAAGTCAGCGATGAGGAAATACTTTCTTCTCAAAAGATACTCGCTTATAAAACCGGTTTACTTGTTGAACCTTCGTGTGCTTCAACTTTCGCTGGTTATCAAAAAGTGAAAGACAAATTTGAAAAAGACGAAAAAGTAATGTTGCTTATAACAGGTAGTGGTTTAAAAGATTTTGAGGCATTAAAAAAGTGGAATGAAAAGCTGTCTGTTAAAAGCACTAATGAATGGAAAAGTTTTTTGATTAAAGTTAATTAA